Proteins from a single region of Argiope bruennichi chromosome 6, qqArgBrue1.1, whole genome shotgun sequence:
- the LOC129972696 gene encoding adult-specific rigid cuticular protein 15.7-like, which translates to MIAKITILFAALAATHASVLLGHGALVSTGVSNRAQTQDAFGNYAFNYGIKDGLGASNSRAEVGDAHGNKKGTYTIADIDGRARRVDYVADGHGFRATVKTNEPGTAASAPAAALIASPYAGPVAPVVNHVAPAAPAVVGHAAAYGAPLAIAAPVAYGGVIGHGAALGLGHGLGLAAPLGHGHGLGLAAPLGLGHGLGLGYGLGLGKALIH; encoded by the exons ATGATTGCTAAG ATCACCATCCTCTTCGCTGCCCTTGCAGCCACCCACGCATCCGTCCTCCTCGGACATGGTGCTTTGGTCAGCACTGGAGTCAGCAACAGAGCTCAAACTCAAGAT GCTTTCGGCAACTACGCCTTCAACTACGGAATCAAGGACGGTCTCGGTGCCAGCAACTCCCGAGCTGAAGTAGGAGATGCCCACGGAAACAAGAAGGGAACCTACACCATTGCCGACATCGACGGACGGGCTCGACGAGTCGATTACGTCGCTGACGGACATGGATTCCGAGCCACCGTCAAGACCAACGAACCCGGAACCGCCGCCAGCGCCCCAGCAGCCGCCCTCATCGCCAGTCCCTACGCCGGACCCGTCGCTCCAGTCGTCAACCACGTAGCCCCTGCAGCACCCGCTGTTGTTGGACATGCTGCTGCCTATGGTGCTCCCTTGGCTATTGCTGCCCCAGTAGCTTACGGAGGTGTCATCGGACACGGAGCAGCCCTTGGTCTCGGACACGGACTCGGTCTTGCTGCTCCACTTGGCCATGGACACGGACTCGGTCTTGCTGCTCCACTGGGTCTTGGACACGGACTCGGTCTCGGATATGGCTTGGGACTTGGCAAGGCTCTCATCCACTAA